The Stenotrophomonas maltophilia genome includes a region encoding these proteins:
- a CDS encoding Dps family protein: protein MAKTKSTTKAKTGKQKLAAAAPSAPNIDIGITQGDRKKIADGLSRFQADAFTLYLKTHNFHWNVTGSMFNSLHTMFETQYTEQWAALDDVAERIRALGFNAPGSYREFAALTSIAEEPGLTDSADWREMVRQLVVANEAVCRTAREVLEVAAKGDDAPTEDLMTQRLQTHEKYAWMLRSLLQ from the coding sequence ATGGCGAAGACCAAGAGCACGACCAAGGCCAAGACCGGCAAGCAGAAGCTTGCTGCGGCGGCACCGTCGGCACCGAACATCGATATCGGGATCACCCAGGGCGACCGCAAGAAGATCGCCGACGGTCTGTCGCGCTTCCAGGCCGATGCGTTCACGCTCTACCTGAAGACGCACAACTTCCACTGGAACGTGACCGGGTCGATGTTCAACTCGCTGCACACCATGTTCGAGACGCAGTACACCGAGCAGTGGGCGGCACTGGACGACGTGGCCGAGCGCATCCGCGCGCTGGGCTTCAATGCCCCGGGCTCCTACCGGGAATTCGCTGCGCTGACCTCGATCGCCGAGGAACCGGGCCTGACCGACAGTGCGGACTGGCGTGAAATGGTACGCCAGTTGGTGGTCGCCAACGAAGCGGTCTGCCGTACGGCACGTGAAGTGCTGGAGGTGGCGGCCAAGGGGGACGACGCCCCGACCGAGGATCTGATGACCCAGCGGCTGCAGACACACGAGAAGTACGCCTGGATGCTGCGTTCTCTGCTCCAGTAA
- the recQ gene encoding DNA helicase RecQ, producing the protein MASRPAHDLLQRVFGYDDFRGPQQDIVEHVAAGHDALVLMPTGGGKSLCYQVPALLRDGCGIVISPLIALMQDQVEALRQLGVRAEYLNSTLDAETAGRVERELLAGELDMLYVAPERLLTGRFLSLLSRSQIALFAIDEAHCVSQWGHDFRPEYRQLTVLHERWPQIPRIALTATADPPTQREIAERLDLQEARHFVSSFDRPNIRYTVVQKDNARKQLTDFLRGHRGEAGIVYCMSRRKVEETAEFLCGQGFNALPYHAGLPPEVRANNQRRFLREDGIVMCATIAFGMGIDKPDVRFVAHTDLPKSMEGYYQETGRAGRDGEAAEAWLCYGLGDVVLLKQMIEQSEAGEERKQLERGKLDHLLGYCESMQCRRQVLLAGFGETYPQPCGNCDNCLTPPASWDATIPAQKALSCVYRTGQRFGVGHLIDVLRGSENEKVKQQGHDKLSTYAIGRDLDARTWRSVFRQLVAASLLEVDSEGHGGLRLTDASRDVLTGRRQISMRRDPASSTSGRERSAQRTGLSVLPQDLALFNALRGLRAELAREQNVPAFVIFHDSTLRNIAEQRPTSLDELARVGGIGGTKLSRYGPRLVEIVREEG; encoded by the coding sequence ATGGCTTCCCGTCCCGCGCACGACCTGCTCCAACGCGTCTTTGGTTACGACGATTTCCGTGGTCCGCAGCAGGACATCGTGGAGCATGTGGCTGCCGGTCATGATGCCCTGGTACTGATGCCCACCGGCGGTGGCAAGTCGCTGTGCTACCAGGTCCCGGCCCTGCTGCGTGACGGATGTGGCATCGTCATCTCGCCGCTGATCGCGCTGATGCAGGACCAGGTCGAAGCCCTGCGCCAGCTCGGCGTGCGTGCCGAGTACCTGAATTCAACCCTGGATGCCGAGACCGCCGGCCGCGTCGAGCGCGAACTGCTCGCGGGTGAGCTGGACATGCTCTATGTCGCTCCCGAGCGGCTGCTGACCGGCCGCTTCCTGTCGCTGTTGTCGCGCAGCCAGATCGCCCTGTTCGCCATCGACGAAGCCCACTGCGTGTCGCAGTGGGGCCACGACTTCCGCCCGGAATACCGCCAGCTGACCGTACTGCACGAGCGCTGGCCGCAGATTCCGCGGATCGCGCTCACCGCCACCGCCGACCCGCCGACCCAGCGCGAGATCGCCGAGCGCCTGGATCTGCAGGAAGCACGCCACTTCGTCAGCTCCTTCGACCGCCCCAACATCCGCTACACCGTGGTGCAGAAGGACAACGCACGCAAGCAGCTGACCGATTTCCTGCGCGGCCACCGTGGCGAGGCCGGCATCGTCTACTGCATGTCGCGGCGCAAGGTCGAGGAGACCGCTGAATTCCTCTGCGGCCAGGGTTTCAACGCCCTGCCCTACCACGCCGGCCTGCCGCCGGAAGTGCGCGCGAACAACCAGCGCCGCTTCCTGCGCGAGGACGGCATCGTCATGTGCGCCACCATCGCCTTTGGCATGGGCATCGACAAGCCGGACGTGCGCTTCGTGGCGCATACCGACCTGCCCAAGTCGATGGAAGGCTACTACCAGGAAACCGGCCGCGCTGGTCGTGATGGCGAAGCTGCCGAGGCCTGGCTGTGCTACGGCCTGGGCGACGTGGTACTGCTCAAGCAGATGATCGAACAATCCGAGGCCGGCGAAGAACGCAAGCAGCTGGAGCGGGGCAAGCTCGATCACCTGCTGGGCTACTGCGAATCCATGCAGTGCCGCCGCCAGGTGCTGCTGGCCGGTTTCGGCGAGACCTATCCCCAGCCGTGCGGCAACTGCGACAACTGCCTGACGCCGCCGGCCTCGTGGGACGCGACCATTCCGGCGCAGAAGGCGCTGAGCTGTGTCTACCGCACTGGCCAGCGCTTCGGCGTCGGCCACCTGATCGACGTCCTGCGTGGCAGCGAGAACGAGAAGGTGAAGCAGCAGGGCCACGACAAGCTCAGCACCTACGCCATCGGCCGCGATCTGGATGCGCGCACCTGGCGCAGCGTGTTCCGCCAGCTGGTCGCCGCCAGCCTGCTGGAAGTGGACAGCGAGGGCCACGGTGGCCTGCGTTTGACCGATGCCAGCCGTGACGTGTTGACCGGCCGCCGCCAGATCAGCATGCGCCGCGATCCAGCCAGCAGCACCAGCGGACGCGAGCGCAGCGCGCAGCGCACCGGGTTGTCGGTACTGCCGCAGGACCTGGCCCTGTTCAACGCCCTGCGCGGCCTGCGTGCCGAACTGGCGCGCGAACAGAACGTGCCGGCCTTCGTGATCTTCCACGACAGCACCCTGCGCAACATCGCCGAGCAGCGCCCGACCAGCCTGGATGAACTGGCCCGGGTCGGCGGCATCGGCGGCACCAAGCTGAGCCGCTACGGCCCGCGCCTGGTCGAGATCGTGCGCGAAGAAGGCTGA
- a CDS encoding CopL family metal-binding regulatory protein, producing MSLASTLLRVVLMLSLLLNGLNAAMASGHEEMGRMAHTAAALEGGNADCHHHAGMQADQAPQTKAPAHDAHCQIKDCVRSCAQHPLLVVQALPFMAGPALSLAPQPMPATGRPAPPLPPISRPPIG from the coding sequence ATGTCCCTCGCCTCGACCCTGCTCCGTGTCGTGCTCATGCTCAGCCTGCTGCTCAACGGGCTGAACGCGGCCATGGCCAGCGGTCACGAGGAAATGGGCCGGATGGCCCACACGGCAGCCGCCCTTGAAGGCGGCAATGCCGACTGTCACCACCACGCCGGCATGCAGGCCGACCAGGCCCCGCAGACCAAGGCCCCCGCCCACGACGCCCACTGCCAGATCAAGGACTGCGTGCGCAGCTGCGCCCAGCACCCGCTGCTGGTGGTGCAGGCGTTGCCGTTCATGGCCGGCCCGGCGTTGTCGCTGGCCCCGCAGCCGATGCCGGCCACCGGCCGTCCGGCGCCGCCGCTGCCACCGATCTCCCGCCCTCCCATCGGCTGA
- a CDS encoding copper resistance system multicopper oxidase produces MNTRNPPGPGAVPMPSRRLFVQGLAAGGVVAGIAAVGVPQRALAAATAAPRLAGAPAVLSDTRIELAIGESLANFTGRTRPAITVNGSLPAPILRWREGQTVDLFVRNTLERHPTSIHWHGILLPANMDGVPGLSFNGIGPGETYHYHFQLKQSGTYWYHSHSMFQEQAGLYGALIIDPAEPAPYHHDREHVIMLSDWTDMDPGALFRRMKKLAEHDNYYKRTLPDFLRDAKRDGWSAALSDRGMWGRIRMTPTDISDINAHTYTYLMNGTAPAGNWTGLFRSGEKVLLRFINGGSMTYFDVRIPGLKMTVVAADGQYIHPVSIDEFRIAPAETYDVLVEPTGQDAFTIFCQDMGRTGYAAGTLAVRHGLQAPIPARDPRPLLTMSDMGHDMGSGGHGGHDMAAMKSTEGSCGASMGHGAHGGGAASKVPKHPASERNNPLVDMQSSATEPKLDDPGIGLRDNGRQVLTYGAMRSLFEDPDGREPSREIELHLTGHMEKFSWSFDGVPFASAEPLRLNYGERMRIVLVNDTMMQHPIHLHGVWSDLENAQGEFQVRKHTIDMPPGTRRSYRVRADALGRWAYHCHLLYHMEAGMMREVRIEE; encoded by the coding sequence ATGAATACCCGCAATCCCCCCGGTCCGGGCGCTGTGCCCATGCCGTCGCGCCGCCTGTTCGTGCAGGGCCTGGCCGCCGGTGGCGTGGTCGCCGGCATCGCCGCTGTCGGCGTGCCGCAGCGCGCGCTCGCCGCCGCCACTGCCGCCCCACGGCTGGCCGGTGCCCCCGCCGTGCTCAGCGATACCCGCATCGAACTGGCCATCGGCGAATCGCTGGCCAATTTCACCGGCCGCACCCGCCCGGCGATCACCGTCAACGGCTCGTTGCCGGCCCCGATCCTGCGCTGGCGCGAAGGCCAGACCGTGGACCTGTTCGTGCGCAACACGCTGGAACGCCACCCGACCTCCATCCACTGGCACGGCATCCTGCTGCCGGCCAACATGGACGGCGTGCCGGGCCTGAGCTTCAACGGCATCGGCCCCGGCGAGACCTACCACTACCACTTCCAGCTGAAGCAGTCGGGCACCTACTGGTACCACAGCCACTCGATGTTCCAGGAACAGGCCGGCCTGTACGGCGCGCTGATCATCGACCCGGCCGAACCGGCGCCGTACCACCACGACCGCGAGCACGTGATCATGCTGTCCGACTGGACCGACATGGACCCGGGCGCGCTGTTCCGGCGCATGAAGAAGCTGGCCGAGCACGACAACTACTACAAGCGCACCCTGCCCGACTTCCTGCGCGACGCGAAACGCGACGGTTGGTCCGCGGCGCTGTCCGACCGTGGCATGTGGGGCCGGATACGGATGACGCCCACCGATATCTCCGATATCAACGCGCATACCTACACCTACCTGATGAACGGCACCGCCCCGGCCGGCAACTGGACCGGCCTGTTCCGCAGTGGCGAAAAGGTGCTGCTGCGCTTCATCAACGGCGGGTCGATGACCTACTTCGACGTGCGCATCCCCGGTTTGAAGATGACCGTGGTGGCCGCTGACGGCCAGTACATCCACCCGGTCAGCATCGACGAATTCCGCATCGCTCCCGCCGAAACCTACGACGTGCTGGTCGAACCCACCGGCCAGGATGCGTTCACCATTTTCTGCCAGGACATGGGTCGCACCGGCTACGCCGCCGGCACGCTGGCGGTACGCCACGGGCTGCAGGCACCGATTCCCGCGCGCGACCCACGCCCGTTGCTGACGATGAGCGACATGGGGCACGACATGGGCAGTGGTGGCCATGGTGGCCACGACATGGCCGCGATGAAGAGCACGGAAGGTAGCTGCGGCGCCAGCATGGGCCACGGTGCGCACGGCGGCGGTGCCGCCAGCAAGGTACCGAAGCATCCGGCCAGCGAGCGCAACAACCCGCTGGTGGACATGCAGAGTTCGGCCACCGAGCCGAAGCTGGACGACCCTGGCATCGGCCTGCGCGACAACGGCCGCCAGGTGCTGACCTACGGCGCGATGCGCAGCCTGTTCGAAGACCCGGATGGCCGCGAGCCGAGCCGCGAGATCGAGCTGCACCTGACCGGCCACATGGAGAAATTCTCGTGGTCGTTCGATGGCGTCCCGTTCGCCAGCGCCGAGCCGCTGCGGCTGAACTACGGCGAGCGCATGCGCATCGTGCTGGTCAACGACACCATGATGCAGCACCCGATCCACCTGCACGGCGTGTGGAGCGATCTGGAAAACGCGCAAGGTGAGTTCCAGGTCCGCAAGCACACCATCGACATGCCGCCGGGCACCCGCCGCAGCTATCGCGTGCGCGCCGATGCACTCGGCCGCTGGGCCTACCACTGCCATCTGCTGTACCACATGGAAGCAGGCATGATGCGCGAAGTGAGGATCGAAGAATGA
- a CDS encoding copper resistance protein B produces MSRSLLSPSLLALGLAAALPVFAQSHAGHDMGAMNVPAKSAKTPAEPVDHSKMDHSEMDMGAADHAGMDHSTMDHSTMDHSKMDHGAMQPAAMDHSQMDHGAMGHGTPAPTEPREPIPVPTDADRAAAFPPIAHGAMEHAPEINSLLLIDRLEHWDGKSSNGQAWEATGWVGGNINRLWLRTDGERSRGRTESSSLEALYGRSVSPWWDVLVGVRQDFRPSDSRTWAAIGIQGLAPYKFESSATLYMGSGGQVLAKAEVEYDVLLTNRLILQPLLEATVAAKDEQEYGIGRGLNKVEAGLRLRYEFSRRFAPYIGISHERSFGDTADYAGDHARDTRWVAGVRMWF; encoded by the coding sequence ATGAGCCGCTCACTTCTTTCCCCCAGCCTGCTGGCCCTGGGCCTCGCGGCCGCGTTGCCGGTGTTCGCGCAGTCGCACGCCGGCCATGACATGGGCGCGATGAACGTGCCTGCGAAGAGCGCGAAGACCCCGGCCGAACCGGTCGATCATTCAAAGATGGATCATTCGGAGATGGACATGGGTGCGGCGGATCACGCCGGCATGGACCACTCCACGATGGACCACTCCACGATGGACCACTCGAAGATGGACCATGGCGCGATGCAGCCAGCGGCGATGGACCATTCGCAGATGGACCACGGGGCGATGGGCCACGGCACGCCTGCACCCACCGAACCGCGCGAACCGATCCCGGTCCCGACCGATGCCGACCGCGCCGCCGCCTTCCCGCCGATCGCGCATGGCGCGATGGAACACGCGCCGGAGATCAACAGCCTGCTGCTGATCGACCGGCTTGAGCATTGGGATGGCAAGAGCAGCAACGGCCAGGCATGGGAAGCCACCGGCTGGGTCGGCGGCAACATCAACCGCCTGTGGCTGCGCACCGATGGCGAACGCAGCCGCGGCCGCACCGAATCGTCGTCACTGGAAGCACTGTATGGCCGCAGCGTGTCGCCGTGGTGGGATGTGCTGGTCGGCGTGCGCCAGGACTTCCGCCCGTCCGACTCGCGCACATGGGCGGCCATCGGCATCCAGGGTCTGGCGCCGTACAAGTTCGAAAGCTCGGCCACGCTGTACATGGGCTCCGGCGGCCAGGTGCTGGCCAAGGCCGAGGTCGAGTACGACGTGCTGCTGACCAACCGATTGATCCTGCAGCCGCTGCTGGAAGCTACCGTTGCGGCCAAGGACGAGCAGGAGTACGGCATCGGCCGTGGCCTGAACAAGGTAGAGGCCGGCCTGCGCCTGCGCTACGAGTTCAGCCGTCGCTTCGCGCCCTACATCGGCATCAGTCACGAACGCAGTTTTGGCGACACCGCCGACTATGCCGGTGACCACGCGCGCGACACGCGCTGGGTGGCCGGCGTGCGCATGTGGTTCTGA
- a CDS encoding GNAT family N-acetyltransferase produces MSLQIRRATLADVDALSAIAIATYNETWGDSYPPQELHDFLQAHYSSEPQRIELSDPRSAIWLLLDGDAVVGYLAAGANTLPHTDACEGDIELKRFYILAAHQNGGHGARMMDAFMEWLDQPQRRTLWVGVWEENFGAQRFYARYGCSKVGEYDFIVGDTHDREFILRRP; encoded by the coding sequence ATGTCGTTGCAGATCCGCCGCGCCACCCTTGCCGATGTCGATGCGCTGTCGGCGATCGCCATCGCCACGTACAACGAAACCTGGGGCGATTCCTATCCGCCGCAGGAGCTGCACGATTTCCTGCAGGCGCACTACAGCAGCGAACCGCAGCGCATCGAACTGTCCGACCCACGCAGTGCCATCTGGCTGTTGCTGGACGGTGACGCCGTGGTCGGCTACCTGGCCGCGGGTGCCAACACCTTGCCGCACACGGATGCATGCGAGGGTGACATCGAACTGAAGCGGTTCTACATCCTGGCCGCACACCAGAACGGCGGACATGGTGCACGCATGATGGACGCGTTCATGGAGTGGCTGGACCAGCCGCAGCGCCGCACCCTGTGGGTGGGCGTGTGGGAAGAGAATTTCGGCGCGCAGCGCTTCTACGCGCGCTATGGCTGCAGCAAGGTTGGCGAGTACGACTTCATCGTGGGCGATACCCACGACCGCGAGTTCATCCTGCGTCGGCCGTGA
- a CDS encoding TFIIB-type zinc ribbon-containing protein, whose translation MLCPVCKTQTLQMAERHGIEIDYCPSCRGVWLDRGELDKIIERAGSGAAVSPPAPVQAQPAPAPPPVMHRDTRHLGQRYEDNRGHGYRKKKKDSFLSELFDF comes from the coding sequence ATGCTGTGCCCCGTGTGCAAGACCCAGACGCTGCAGATGGCCGAACGCCATGGCATCGAGATTGATTACTGCCCGAGTTGCCGCGGTGTGTGGCTGGATCGTGGCGAGCTGGACAAGATCATCGAGCGCGCGGGTTCCGGTGCGGCCGTGTCGCCGCCTGCGCCCGTGCAGGCTCAGCCGGCGCCCGCGCCGCCGCCGGTGATGCATCGTGACACCCGCCACCTCGGCCAGCGCTACGAGGACAACCGCGGACACGGCTACAGGAAAAAGAAGAAGGACAGCTTCCTGTCGGAGTTGTTCGATTTCTAG
- a CDS encoding CPBP family intramembrane glutamic endopeptidase, whose product MTVLSRLPTTARMLLVLLGVGLGLNLRDIAAAIGTPIPALPFPYGGSLLDNALAALAALLLAALLRPRDMGLMASLGLRGNGWSGPMWVLLASLPCWLGLALLGTPNRALNALDAAMLAVLFPLAEEVLFRGLGFVLLVKIVRGPWPWLALPQALLFGMVHWLGFGGFDGGGIALFVGAVIAVGGFIFAWLDHLDGNTLWCGLVLHVSMNLAWNVFSLDDALALGWQATSLRIGTALLAVAVLAWHVRLRRQRSL is encoded by the coding sequence ATGACCGTGTTGTCCCGCCTGCCCACCACCGCACGCATGTTGCTGGTGCTGCTGGGCGTCGGCCTTGGCCTGAACCTGCGCGATATCGCCGCGGCCATCGGCACACCGATTCCCGCACTGCCCTTCCCCTATGGCGGCAGCCTGTTGGACAACGCGCTGGCGGCACTGGCGGCACTGCTGCTGGCCGCGCTGCTGCGGCCCCGTGACATGGGCCTGATGGCCAGCCTGGGGCTGCGCGGCAACGGCTGGAGCGGCCCCATGTGGGTGCTGCTGGCCAGCCTGCCGTGCTGGCTGGGCCTGGCGCTGCTCGGAACACCGAACAGGGCACTGAATGCACTGGATGCCGCCATGCTGGCGGTGCTGTTCCCGCTGGCCGAGGAAGTGCTCTTCCGCGGCCTGGGCTTCGTGCTGCTGGTGAAGATCGTGCGCGGCCCCTGGCCATGGCTTGCACTGCCGCAGGCGCTGTTGTTCGGCATGGTGCACTGGCTCGGCTTCGGCGGGTTCGACGGTGGCGGCATCGCGCTGTTCGTCGGCGCGGTGATCGCCGTGGGCGGCTTCATCTTCGCCTGGCTCGACCACCTTGACGGCAACACGCTCTGGTGCGGCCTGGTCCTGCATGTTTCGATGAACCTGGCCTGGAATGTGTTCAGCCTCGATGACGCCCTCGCATTGGGCTGGCAGGCCACCAGCCTGCGCATCGGCACCGCCCTGCTCGCGGTCGCGGTGCTGGCCTGGCACGTGCGGCTTCGGCGCCAAAGAAGCCTGTAA
- a CDS encoding response regulator codes for MLLSKRHVEPRVLLIEDAEETRELSRLALESQACHVVGVSSAEAALGLLAAGERFDLLFTDVNLGAISGIEAANRVRGLYPQLPILVTSGMDQHQVLPQLRDGIHFLPKPYNMSELLDAIRLCFRHADVGVLTRPDAQAA; via the coding sequence ATGTTGCTGTCCAAGCGCCACGTTGAACCCCGCGTCCTGCTCATCGAGGACGCCGAGGAAACCCGCGAACTGAGCCGGCTGGCGCTGGAAAGCCAGGCCTGCCACGTAGTGGGCGTGAGCTCTGCCGAAGCGGCGCTGGGCCTGCTGGCCGCCGGTGAGCGTTTCGACCTGCTGTTCACCGACGTGAATCTGGGCGCGATCAGTGGCATTGAAGCCGCCAACCGGGTCCGTGGCCTGTATCCCCAGCTGCCGATCCTGGTGACGTCGGGCATGGACCAGCACCAGGTGCTGCCGCAGCTGCGCGACGGCATCCATTTCCTGCCCAAGCCGTACAACATGAGCGAGCTGCTCGACGCCATCCGGCTGTGCTTCCGGCACGCCGATGTGGGCGTGTTGACCAGGCCGGATGCACAAGCGGCCTGA
- a CDS encoding alpha/beta hydrolase: protein MQRVRGWSVAACLAVSGCAMSVAPPAVQSEAKDSAPTATPGVVLPDTEALRMHDPVGRDYPVWVALPADYAAHPEKHYPVLYVTDALYSFPLVRSVRDMVGQKGINIEDFILVGLPPQEGLTSKQSRSRDYTPSDPARTDPRDYSDDVSYGGAAHYRDFLAGQVLPMIDARYRTDPARRAYAGHSYGGLFGAYVLTTRPDMFRTYILSSPSLWFDDHRVPRMQAEAKAPAQSTTVVLSVGSFETVKPEPRYFTRNDMLRHNAEFAEQLRSSGRSLKVENMVIDDEDHFTVYPDMITRALLKVFPGTGPYSSG, encoded by the coding sequence ATGCAGCGTGTGCGTGGATGGAGTGTGGCGGCCTGCCTGGCCGTGAGTGGCTGTGCGATGTCGGTCGCGCCGCCCGCAGTGCAGAGTGAAGCGAAGGACAGTGCGCCGACTGCCACGCCGGGTGTGGTGCTGCCGGACACCGAAGCGCTGCGCATGCACGACCCGGTCGGCCGCGACTATCCGGTCTGGGTAGCGCTGCCGGCCGACTATGCGGCGCATCCGGAAAAGCACTACCCGGTGCTGTACGTGACCGATGCGCTGTACAGCTTCCCGCTGGTGCGCAGCGTGCGCGACATGGTCGGGCAGAAGGGCATCAACATCGAGGATTTCATCCTGGTCGGGCTGCCGCCGCAGGAAGGCCTGACCTCCAAGCAGAGCCGCTCGCGCGACTACACGCCCAGCGACCCGGCGCGTACCGATCCGCGTGATTACAGCGATGACGTCAGCTACGGCGGCGCGGCGCACTACCGCGATTTCCTCGCTGGGCAGGTACTGCCGATGATCGATGCGCGCTACCGCACCGATCCGGCGCGGCGTGCCTATGCGGGTCATTCCTATGGTGGCCTGTTCGGCGCCTATGTGCTGACCACGCGCCCGGACATGTTCCGCACCTACATCCTGTCCAGCCCATCGCTGTGGTTCGACGACCATCGGGTGCCGCGCATGCAGGCCGAAGCCAAGGCGCCGGCGCAGTCGACCACGGTGGTGCTGTCGGTGGGCAGCTTTGAAACGGTCAAGCCCGAACCGCGTTACTTCACCCGCAACGACATGCTGCGCCACAACGCCGAGTTCGCCGAGCAGCTGCGCAGCAGCGGGCGATCGTTGAAGGTGGAGAACATGGTGATCGATGACGAGGATCACTTCACCGTCTACCCGGACATGATCACCCGCGCACTGCTGAAGGTGTTCCCGGGTACCGGACCGTACAGCAGCGGTTGA
- a CDS encoding alpha/beta hydrolase, translating into MRLIMLSLLLSVVSAAPLMAAESASPAAATPLVIGETFTIESKALGETRRINVYRPQPWGLDPKAPLPVLYMPDGGIGEDFLHVAGLVQVLSGNGSMRPFLLVGIENTERRRDMTGPSKDPQDQKIAPRIGGSAAYRTFLRDELMPQVRQRYPTTEERALIGESLAGLFVVETLLQEPTLFNSYIALDPSLWWNRGAMLAGAARQLPAVTRAQPRVFLASSGQPELAASAAQLATLLQQASPSPLVKYLPLPEETHATIYHPAALQALRTLFPAPPPASP; encoded by the coding sequence ATGCGTCTGATCATGCTGTCGCTGTTGTTGTCCGTCGTCTCCGCCGCGCCGCTGATGGCCGCCGAATCCGCGTCGCCCGCCGCCGCCACGCCGCTGGTCATCGGCGAGACCTTCACCATCGAGTCGAAGGCGCTGGGCGAGACCCGTCGTATCAACGTCTACCGCCCGCAGCCGTGGGGGCTGGACCCGAAGGCACCGCTACCGGTGCTCTACATGCCCGACGGCGGCATCGGCGAGGACTTCCTGCATGTGGCCGGGCTGGTGCAGGTGCTCAGCGGCAACGGCAGCATGCGTCCGTTCCTGCTGGTTGGCATCGAGAACACCGAGCGCCGCCGCGACATGACCGGCCCCAGCAAGGACCCGCAGGACCAGAAGATCGCGCCGCGCATCGGCGGCTCGGCGGCCTACCGTACCTTCCTGCGCGATGAACTGATGCCGCAGGTGCGTCAGCGTTACCCGACCACCGAGGAGCGCGCGCTGATCGGCGAGTCGCTGGCCGGCCTGTTCGTGGTCGAGACGCTGCTGCAGGAGCCTACGCTGTTCAACAGCTATATCGCGCTGGACCCCAGCCTGTGGTGGAACCGTGGTGCAATGCTGGCCGGGGCGGCCAGACAGCTGCCGGCGGTGACGCGTGCGCAGCCGCGCGTGTTCCTGGCCAGCAGTGGTCAGCCGGAGCTGGCGGCCTCTGCCGCACAGTTGGCCACGCTGTTGCAGCAGGCGTCGCCGTCGCCGCTGGTGAAGTACCTGCCGCTGCCGGAGGAAACCCACGCCACCATCTATCATCCGGCCGCGTTGCAGGCGCTGCGCACGCTGTTCCCGGCGCCGCCGCCGGCCTCGCCCTGA
- a CDS encoding DUF2268 domain-containing putative Zn-dependent protease (predicted Zn-dependent protease with a strongly conserved HExxH motif), with amino-acid sequence MRLPFSLIAALLLPCAALAAPSQVVTDDIGRFWATYDAVRAEPDVERHVALVQARYIDPCSPGLHALMQVRNYTAREYAEAMRAWPRFWTSVRPLTANAQQASATLERDLAAFRTLYPALRPATITYAVGVLRTGGTTLGDKVLIGAEMALGDERVDVSELPEPMRSRLRIFYDSRPGANNAQNNLHEYVHTQQRETTGSLAQYAVREGVAEYVAERLSGRRPALPLYSYGPAHEAEIRTRFVAEMDGGDLDNWLYNSARNPFGVGDVGYYAGYRIAQEYMRQQADEKAGVARMIELDYADPKAVRAFIEASGWLRQR; translated from the coding sequence ATGCGCCTGCCCTTCAGCCTGATTGCCGCCCTGTTGCTGCCCTGTGCGGCACTGGCCGCCCCATCCCAGGTCGTCACCGACGACATCGGCCGCTTCTGGGCCACTTATGACGCTGTGCGCGCCGAGCCCGACGTTGAACGCCACGTCGCACTGGTGCAGGCGCGCTACATCGATCCATGCAGCCCCGGCCTGCATGCGCTGATGCAGGTCCGTAACTACACCGCCCGCGAATACGCCGAGGCCATGCGTGCGTGGCCGCGCTTCTGGACGTCGGTACGCCCATTGACCGCCAACGCGCAGCAGGCCAGCGCCACACTGGAACGGGACCTGGCCGCCTTCCGCACGCTCTACCCCGCCCTGCGCCCGGCCACCATCACCTATGCCGTGGGCGTGCTGCGTACTGGCGGGACCACGCTGGGTGACAAGGTACTGATCGGTGCGGAGATGGCGCTGGGCGATGAACGCGTGGACGTGAGCGAGCTGCCGGAGCCGATGCGCAGCCGCCTGCGGATCTTCTACGACAGCCGTCCGGGGGCGAACAACGCGCAGAACAACCTGCACGAGTACGTGCATACCCAGCAGCGCGAGACTACCGGCAGCCTGGCGCAGTACGCGGTGCGCGAAGGCGTGGCGGAGTATGTGGCCGAACGGCTGAGTGGGCGTCGGCCGGCGCTTCCGCTGTACAGCTACGGGCCCGCGCACGAAGCGGAAATCCGCACGCGTTTCGTCGCTGAAATGGACGGCGGGGATCTGGACAACTGGCTGTACAACAGCGCCCGTAATCCGTTCGGGGTGGGTGATGTGGGGTACTACGCCGGCTACCGCATCGCGCAGGAGTACATGCGCCAGCAAGCCGACGAGAAAGCCGGTGTCGCGCGGATGATCGAGCTGGACTATGCCGATCCGAAGGCGGTGCGGGCGTTTATTGAAGCGTCGGGGTGGCTGCGGCAACGGTAG